A DNA window from Streptomyces sp. 71268 contains the following coding sequences:
- a CDS encoding CRISPR-associated endonuclease Cas3'', giving the protein MADGPHRGARRDAQREAHGNARRDTHGDAQRDAYRDTWDATASLRVCVAKTPDHAGGTMSLVATHLLDTAAVAECLWDGFLGPTTRRQLDAAAGGPGRGRTLLAWICGLHDIGKVTPAFQCRFSDYAASLRAAGLTWRPSVHRFPWRHGAAGGFLLKPMLRAAGWPREHIAWVWPLVAGHHGFLHSANELEPPPEGLGGPQGDERWERARLAHVRYVTEQLGLPSLADAAPATVPSRALQLTVSGLVVMADWIASGGRAFVGIDDFAKVSMAGARERAAAAWSRIGLRGGWGALPTPPPDAFERRFQHPPRPMQRLAMETARDMAAPGLLVIEGPTGEGKTWAGLMATEILAAKFGADGVFVGMPQWSANDPTFARVREWVGRIDPELAPHVALLHGQRNLMPEWSALIGASAERQRDAVGTCDEDSDAPPQTGPGQTPAEWFFEYERGLWCPFVVSPTDTLLRAMTRTKFAMLRMPGLLSKVILLDEVHAADVSGSLFLLEGLRWFGEAGMPVVLLSATLPAAQRQALADAYLAGAARREEYGHPELVHPDRQPAVTAVWHTPHGPRSLTRTTTPRRPSAPLAVELMPETVPGAGTEAAAHAAADAAVADRLGDELADGGCALVIRTTADRAQSLCTEVRRRLPDTPVVLLHEQLTAAQLAHRMAECLRVLRPARAGESAPPSRPERLIVIASPVAEQSCDLDADLLITDLAPLDLLLQRIGRVHRGDGTPRPARLRTPRVIVTGYAEGDATRPEAAPPRFPAAAEERYGRHALLLATAQVLRAAGPGRPWSYPVDAPALVATGYGAGADAVPAAWRDEWEAARVTWEKTLRARLDKAGNHLLTRQGEREAVTLEGAHHLAHRHLNGADGLDDLVRDHTNRRAALLVADGTGHRTVSGTALPAGKPTTATCDAVIADTVSLPPTCHAEEYKALSPLSSWEKSSLQHTRTLVLSPDGTAVLAGRRLRYDEVLGLVDEGPAG; this is encoded by the coding sequence ATGGCCGACGGCCCGCATCGGGGGGCGCGCCGCGACGCGCAGCGCGAGGCGCACGGCAACGCGCGCCGCGACACGCACGGTGACGCGCAGCGCGACGCGTACCGCGACACCTGGGACGCGACCGCCTCGCTGCGCGTCTGCGTGGCCAAGACACCGGACCACGCCGGCGGCACCATGAGCCTGGTAGCCACCCACCTGCTGGACACCGCCGCCGTCGCCGAGTGCCTTTGGGACGGCTTCCTCGGCCCGACCACCCGCCGCCAACTGGACGCGGCGGCCGGCGGCCCCGGCCGGGGCCGCACGCTCCTGGCCTGGATCTGCGGGCTGCACGACATCGGCAAGGTCACCCCGGCCTTCCAGTGCAGGTTCTCCGACTACGCCGCGTCGCTGCGCGCGGCCGGCCTGACCTGGCGCCCGAGCGTCCACCGGTTCCCCTGGCGGCACGGGGCCGCCGGCGGGTTCCTCCTCAAGCCGATGCTGCGCGCCGCCGGCTGGCCGAGGGAGCACATCGCCTGGGTGTGGCCGCTGGTGGCCGGGCACCACGGGTTCCTGCACTCCGCGAACGAACTCGAACCGCCACCCGAGGGCCTCGGCGGGCCCCAGGGTGACGAACGTTGGGAGCGGGCCCGGCTGGCCCACGTCCGCTACGTCACCGAGCAGCTCGGCCTGCCCTCCCTCGCGGACGCCGCCCCCGCGACCGTCCCCTCGCGCGCCCTGCAACTCACGGTGAGTGGCCTGGTCGTGATGGCCGACTGGATCGCCAGCGGCGGGCGCGCGTTCGTCGGCATCGACGACTTCGCCAAGGTGAGCATGGCCGGCGCGCGCGAGCGGGCCGCCGCGGCCTGGTCGCGGATCGGCCTACGCGGCGGCTGGGGCGCGCTCCCCACCCCACCGCCCGACGCCTTCGAGCGCCGTTTCCAGCACCCGCCCCGCCCGATGCAGAGGCTGGCCATGGAGACCGCGCGGGACATGGCGGCCCCCGGGTTGCTCGTCATCGAGGGCCCCACGGGCGAGGGCAAGACGTGGGCGGGGTTGATGGCGACGGAGATCCTGGCGGCGAAGTTCGGCGCCGACGGCGTCTTCGTCGGCATGCCGCAGTGGTCGGCCAACGACCCGACCTTCGCCCGGGTACGCGAGTGGGTCGGCCGCATCGACCCCGAGCTGGCGCCCCACGTGGCGCTCCTGCACGGCCAGCGCAACCTCATGCCGGAGTGGAGCGCCCTGATCGGCGCCTCCGCCGAGCGCCAACGGGACGCGGTGGGGACGTGCGACGAGGACAGCGACGCGCCCCCGCAGACGGGGCCGGGGCAGACACCGGCCGAGTGGTTCTTCGAGTACGAACGCGGTCTGTGGTGCCCGTTCGTGGTGAGCCCGACCGACACACTGCTGCGCGCGATGACGCGCACCAAGTTCGCCATGCTGCGGATGCCGGGCCTGCTCAGCAAGGTCATCCTCCTCGACGAGGTGCACGCCGCCGACGTCAGCGGCTCGCTCTTCCTCCTGGAGGGCCTGCGCTGGTTCGGCGAGGCCGGTATGCCGGTGGTGCTGCTCTCGGCGACGCTGCCCGCGGCCCAGCGCCAGGCCCTGGCCGACGCGTACCTGGCCGGCGCCGCGCGACGGGAGGAGTACGGCCACCCCGAGCTGGTCCACCCGGACCGGCAGCCCGCCGTCACCGCCGTATGGCACACCCCGCACGGCCCACGAAGCCTGACCCGTACGACGACCCCGCGCCGCCCGTCCGCCCCGCTGGCGGTCGAGCTGATGCCGGAGACCGTCCCGGGAGCGGGCACGGAGGCCGCCGCGCACGCCGCCGCCGACGCGGCCGTGGCCGACCGACTGGGAGACGAACTCGCGGACGGCGGCTGCGCGCTGGTCATCCGTACCACGGCGGACCGGGCCCAGTCTCTGTGCACCGAGGTACGCCGCCGCCTCCCGGACACCCCCGTCGTCCTGCTGCACGAGCAACTGACCGCCGCCCAGCTCGCACACCGCATGGCGGAGTGCCTGCGCGTGCTGCGGCCCGCACGGGCCGGCGAGTCCGCACCGCCGTCCCGCCCCGAGCGCCTGATCGTGATCGCGTCCCCGGTGGCCGAGCAGTCCTGCGACCTCGACGCGGACCTGCTCATCACCGACCTCGCCCCGCTGGACCTCCTGCTCCAGCGCATCGGCCGGGTGCATCGCGGGGACGGCACGCCCCGCCCGGCCCGACTCCGCACGCCCCGTGTGATCGTGACCGGGTACGCCGAGGGGGACGCCACCCGGCCCGAGGCAGCGCCGCCCCGCTTCCCGGCCGCCGCCGAGGAACGGTACGGGCGCCACGCCCTGCTGCTCGCGACCGCCCAGGTCCTGCGCGCCGCAGGGCCGGGCCGCCCGTGGTCCTACCCCGTGGACGCGCCGGCCCTCGTGGCGACCGGATACGGGGCGGGCGCCGACGCGGTCCCGGCGGCCTGGCGGGACGAGTGGGAGGCGGCTCGCGTCACCTGGGAGAAGACCTTGCGCGCCCGGTTGGACAAGGCGGGGAACCACCTGCTGACCCGGCAGGGCGAGCGGGAGGCCGTGACCCTTGAGGGGGCACACCACCTCGCGCACCGGCACCTCAACGGAGCCGACGGGCTCGACGACCTGGTCCGCGACCACACGAACCGGCGAGCCGCCCTGCTGGTAGCCGACGGCACGGGCCACCGAACGGTGTCCGGTACGGCGCTGCCGGCCGGCAAGCCCACCACCGCGACCTGCGACGCGGTGATCGCCGACACGGTGAGCCTGCCTCCGACGTGCCACGCCGAGGAGTACAAGGCTCTGTCACCGCTGAGCAGTTGGGAGAAGTCGTCCCTCCAACACACCCGGACCCTCGTCCTCTCGCCAGACGGAACGGCGGTCCTGGCCGGCCGACGGCTGCGCTACGACGAGGTGTTGGGGCTCGTGGACGAGGGGCCCGCCGGGTGA
- a CDS encoding nucleotidyl transferase AbiEii/AbiGii toxin family protein, whose product MAGADGVRGTWTAADWAGLPTVDRHQLRSMGLALAAFDRALRGVNWHLKGSTALLGWLGPTARMPGDVDLAVPAGIGRELLRGAGLPPGPDGARVRLLRTEPVVFSSPGRAAVHRALVGVRHERGDDRVLLNVLLVPENRAARDARTAPLAFPADTGPVTVPAATLSRCLAQKLLRYARRREAGKINTRWADLADFLIAATSLRAPKLVLDELRRDVAVEFAAMGRDWPTTLPPPPLEWLDFWDAATFHAGWPFGRLPEAAARLAGFWEPVLEVPAEPYGPAGATVCGPAGATACGPARVWSPDAWEWGVGGGHPRIGA is encoded by the coding sequence GTGGCGGGGGCGGACGGCGTACGAGGAACGTGGACAGCGGCGGACTGGGCGGGCCTGCCCACGGTCGATCGGCACCAACTGCGGTCGATGGGCCTGGCGTTGGCGGCTTTCGATCGCGCGTTACGGGGCGTGAACTGGCACCTCAAGGGCTCGACGGCACTCCTCGGCTGGCTCGGGCCGACGGCGCGCATGCCGGGTGACGTGGACCTCGCCGTACCGGCCGGGATCGGACGCGAGCTGCTGCGCGGGGCGGGACTGCCGCCGGGGCCGGATGGCGCGCGCGTACGGCTACTCCGAACGGAGCCGGTGGTCTTCAGCTCGCCGGGGCGCGCGGCGGTGCACCGGGCGCTGGTAGGGGTACGGCACGAACGTGGCGACGACCGTGTCCTGTTGAACGTCCTCCTCGTGCCGGAGAACAGGGCGGCGCGGGACGCGCGTACCGCCCCGCTGGCCTTCCCCGCCGACACGGGACCGGTCACCGTTCCCGCTGCGACGCTCAGCCGGTGCCTGGCGCAGAAGCTGCTGCGGTATGCGCGGCGGCGCGAGGCCGGGAAGATCAACACCCGCTGGGCCGACCTCGCCGACTTCCTCATCGCCGCCACCAGCCTCCGCGCCCCGAAGCTGGTGTTGGACGAGTTGCGCCGCGACGTGGCCGTCGAGTTCGCCGCCATGGGCCGCGACTGGCCGACCACGCTGCCTCCGCCGCCCCTGGAGTGGCTGGACTTCTGGGACGCGGCCACCTTCCACGCCGGCTGGCCCTTCGGCCGGCTGCCGGAGGCGGCGGCCCGGCTCGCGGGGTTCTGGGAGCCGGTGCTTGAGGTGCCGGCGGAGCCGTACGGGCCGGCGGGTGCCACGGTGTGCGGGCCGGCGGGCGCCACGGCGTGCGGGCCGGCGCGGGTGTGGTCGCCTGACGCGTGGGAGTGGGGGGTGGGGGGTGGACATCCGCGTATCGGCGCCTGA
- the cas7e gene encoding type I-E CRISPR-associated protein Cas7/Cse4/CasC: MELPAPRAYVDVHILQTVPPANLNRDDQGNPKEAFFGGVRRSRVSSQAWKRATRLHFTEHREPDQDQATRTRRVAAALAGRIGDTTGLDDEGAARLATALLAPLKIRAGKKEGDTAYLFFYGHRQLDAVAALVRDRAAELVGLGDKALAAEMEKLPIQEVFTSGHPLDVALFGRMVADIPALRVDAAVQVAHALSTHAVELEFDYFTAVDDEARKGQETGAGMIGTIGFNSATLYRYASVGLHQLRHNLDTDEDAIKGVQSFVTSFARSVPSGYGNSFAHRTLPSLVAVVVRSDQPVNLVSAFEEPIAPGSGIAAESARQLAKEHTKALKQWGDTPDHTAVCHAFDESSDTGSVIREAFGDAVTFPRLLTGLGEHLSSLVAPSVPAAR, translated from the coding sequence GTGGAGCTGCCCGCTCCCCGCGCGTACGTCGACGTACACATCCTGCAGACCGTCCCCCCGGCCAACCTCAACCGTGACGACCAGGGGAACCCCAAGGAGGCGTTCTTCGGCGGGGTACGTCGCTCCCGCGTCTCGTCGCAGGCGTGGAAGCGCGCCACGCGCCTGCACTTCACCGAACACCGCGAGCCCGACCAGGACCAGGCGACGCGCACCCGCCGCGTCGCCGCCGCGCTCGCCGGTCGCATCGGTGACACCACCGGGTTGGACGACGAGGGCGCGGCGCGTCTCGCCACGGCGCTGCTGGCCCCGTTGAAGATCCGCGCGGGCAAGAAGGAGGGCGACACGGCGTACCTCTTCTTCTACGGGCACCGCCAGCTTGACGCCGTCGCCGCGCTCGTCCGGGACCGGGCCGCCGAACTGGTCGGCCTCGGTGACAAGGCGCTGGCCGCCGAGATGGAGAAGCTGCCGATCCAGGAGGTGTTCACCTCGGGACACCCGCTGGACGTGGCGCTCTTCGGGCGCATGGTCGCCGACATCCCGGCGCTGCGCGTGGACGCCGCCGTCCAGGTCGCGCACGCGCTGTCCACGCACGCCGTGGAGCTGGAATTCGACTACTTCACCGCCGTGGACGACGAGGCACGCAAGGGCCAGGAGACGGGCGCCGGCATGATCGGCACCATCGGCTTCAACTCCGCCACCCTCTACCGGTACGCCAGCGTCGGGCTGCACCAGCTCCGGCACAACCTGGACACCGACGAGGACGCGATCAAGGGCGTGCAGTCGTTCGTCACCTCGTTCGCCCGCTCCGTACCCAGCGGTTACGGCAACTCCTTCGCCCACCGCACGCTGCCCAGCCTGGTGGCCGTCGTGGTCCGTTCCGACCAGCCGGTCAACCTGGTCTCCGCCTTCGAGGAGCCCATCGCGCCGGGTTCGGGCATCGCCGCCGAGTCGGCCCGCCAGCTTGCGAAGGAACACACCAAGGCGCTCAAGCAGTGGGGCGACACCCCCGACCACACCGCCGTGTGCCACGCGTTCGACGAGAGCTCCGACACGGGGAGCGTCATCCGGGAAGCATTCGGCGACGCGGTGACCTTCCCGCGACTCCTCACCGGTCTGGGCGAACACCTGTCCTCCCTCGTCGCCCCGAGCGTCCCGGCCGCCCGATGA
- the casA gene encoding type I-E CRISPR-associated protein Cse1/CasA has protein sequence MKSSPEAGLWSLLDEPWLLARTADQGETARPQAGARSAERAVGVRELLLDAHRFRDIEVDIPTQKPAIFRQLLLPIVVDALGFPKDAADWAERFARGTFSDAEREGLVRYFDTYGECFDLFSETDPFAQVAGLRTAKGETKTSALLVATAAQGNNVPLFSSRTDADPLELTPAEAARWLLHTHCWDTGAIKTGVEGDGQAKSGKTTGNPVGPLGQLGVVMPRGTTLYETLLLNVPYGKTRLENDLPQWRRREREGNVSRSTATANWRTRPTEGPLETWTWQARRVLLVREQTADGSQRVTRAVVAAGDRLSQVSQDHETHTAWRHESPVSYARRKGKAAEVPQIRPLRHRVGRAAWRGLDALLAVDRRSSDPTKAPADQHTYITSELLKQLSTTRQDYDTPTSDYPLQLELTGVAYSSKLGSIEDLFFDEMPLPLAALDREGKTRGALLGAVSQAEQLSLAVNRLGADLRRAAGADPLPRGAWEYPGEALLHALDPLVRMLLLDLREADEDIDKITAHLAKWEERAGKEAWKVAEQLLSNAAAPGLFQGRVVTRNDTSRVYRLSEAEAAFRKSLDKILWQRAERRAERRAEERRARAAEAEAEAEGGEAEAQQPETAPEAGSPDTPDTPNAPDTPDTPDTPDPDNPTTEGPSR, from the coding sequence GTGAAAAGTTCCCCGGAGGCTGGGTTGTGGAGTTTGCTCGATGAACCGTGGTTGCTCGCGCGCACTGCGGACCAGGGGGAGACGGCTAGGCCGCAAGCCGGGGCGCGGTCGGCGGAACGCGCCGTAGGAGTACGAGAACTGCTCCTGGACGCCCACCGGTTCCGGGACATCGAGGTGGACATTCCCACCCAGAAGCCGGCGATCTTCCGACAGCTTCTGCTGCCCATCGTGGTGGACGCGTTGGGCTTCCCCAAGGACGCCGCCGACTGGGCCGAGCGGTTCGCGCGGGGGACGTTCTCGGACGCCGAGCGCGAGGGACTGGTTCGCTACTTCGACACCTACGGCGAGTGCTTCGACCTGTTCTCCGAGACCGACCCGTTCGCGCAGGTCGCGGGGTTGCGTACGGCGAAGGGCGAGACGAAGACGTCCGCGCTGCTGGTCGCCACCGCGGCGCAGGGCAACAACGTCCCGCTGTTCTCGTCCCGTACCGACGCCGACCCGCTCGAACTCACCCCGGCCGAGGCCGCCCGCTGGCTGCTGCACACGCACTGCTGGGACACGGGCGCCATCAAGACCGGGGTCGAGGGCGACGGCCAGGCCAAGAGCGGCAAGACCACGGGTAACCCGGTGGGCCCGCTGGGTCAGTTGGGCGTCGTCATGCCGCGGGGCACCACGCTCTACGAGACGCTCCTGTTGAACGTCCCGTACGGCAAGACCCGTCTCGAGAATGACCTGCCCCAGTGGCGTCGGCGTGAGCGCGAGGGCAACGTGTCCCGCTCGACGGCCACCGCCAACTGGCGAACGCGTCCGACGGAGGGCCCGTTGGAGACGTGGACCTGGCAGGCCCGGCGCGTCCTGCTCGTCCGTGAGCAGACCGCCGACGGGAGCCAACGCGTCACCCGGGCCGTCGTGGCCGCCGGGGACCGCCTCTCCCAGGTCTCCCAGGACCACGAGACCCACACGGCCTGGCGGCACGAGAGCCCGGTGTCGTACGCGCGGCGCAAGGGCAAGGCGGCCGAGGTACCGCAGATCCGCCCGCTCCGGCACCGGGTGGGGCGCGCCGCGTGGCGCGGGCTCGACGCCCTGCTGGCCGTGGACCGGCGCTCGTCCGACCCGACCAAGGCCCCGGCCGACCAGCACACCTACATCACGAGTGAACTGCTGAAACAGCTCAGCACGACACGCCAGGACTACGACACACCGACTTCGGACTACCCGCTCCAACTTGAGCTGACCGGCGTCGCGTACAGCTCCAAGCTCGGCTCCATCGAGGACCTGTTCTTCGACGAGATGCCCCTGCCGCTGGCCGCACTGGACCGGGAGGGCAAGACGCGCGGGGCGCTGCTCGGCGCCGTCAGCCAGGCCGAACAGCTCTCCCTCGCCGTCAACCGGCTCGGCGCCGACCTGCGCCGGGCCGCCGGCGCCGACCCCCTGCCGCGCGGCGCCTGGGAGTACCCGGGCGAGGCCCTGCTGCACGCCCTCGACCCGTTGGTACGGATGCTGCTGCTGGATCTCCGGGAAGCCGACGAGGACATCGACAAGATCACCGCACACTTGGCGAAGTGGGAGGAGCGCGCCGGGAAGGAGGCGTGGAAGGTGGCGGAGCAATTGCTCAGCAACGCCGCCGCGCCCGGTCTCTTCCAGGGCCGCGTGGTGACGCGGAACGACACCAGCCGGGTGTACCGGCTCAGCGAGGCGGAAGCAGCCTTCCGCAAGAGCCTCGACAAGATCCTCTGGCAGCGTGCCGAGCGCCGTGCCGAGCGCCGCGCCGAGGAGCGGCGCGCCCGAGCCGCCGAAGCCGAGGCGGAGGCCGAGGGCGGCGAGGCGGAAGCCCAGCAGCCGGAGACCGCTCCCGAGGCCGGCAGCCCCGACACGCCCGATACCCCGAACGCTCCCGACACCCCGGACACGCCCGATACCCCCGACCCCGACAACCCGACGACCGAAGGGCCCTCGCGGTGA
- the casB gene encoding type I-E CRISPR-associated protein Cse2/CasB: protein MSIPPQATPNSATAPDPATAPNTATAPDPGPARVTRYWHRYLDVRKGSWHRFAPTGPPGEELADLRAGLGHDAGTVPAMWPYYTSPTDGEVTHALEAEHGALALYGLHQQSQQRPMHKPQVGLGSALRSLRVADRFSPEALDRRVAAAVNATSVRALLYRLRGLVPQLRAEGIALDYDRLMRDLERWTHPEQRQRVRRTWGLAYHVWKPANQDTEGAGTDGEGPARS, encoded by the coding sequence GTGAGCATCCCACCCCAGGCCACGCCGAACTCCGCGACCGCACCGGACCCCGCGACCGCGCCGAACACCGCGACCGCACCGGACCCGGGGCCCGCCCGGGTCACCCGGTACTGGCACCGGTACCTGGACGTCAGGAAGGGGAGCTGGCACCGGTTCGCACCGACCGGCCCTCCGGGCGAGGAACTGGCGGACCTGCGTGCGGGCCTCGGACACGACGCCGGCACCGTGCCCGCGATGTGGCCGTACTACACGAGCCCCACCGACGGTGAGGTCACGCACGCCCTCGAAGCCGAGCACGGCGCGCTCGCGCTCTACGGCCTCCACCAGCAGAGCCAACAGCGCCCCATGCACAAGCCGCAGGTCGGCCTCGGTTCCGCCCTGCGGTCCCTGCGGGTGGCCGACCGGTTCAGTCCGGAGGCGCTGGACCGGCGCGTGGCGGCGGCCGTGAACGCCACCTCGGTACGGGCCCTGCTCTACCGGTTGCGCGGCCTCGTTCCGCAGTTGCGGGCCGAGGGCATCGCCCTGGACTACGACCGGTTGATGCGGGACCTGGAGCGGTGGACCCACCCGGAACAGCGGCAACGCGTCCGCCGGACGTGGGGGCTGGCCTACCACGTGTGGAAGCCCGCCAACCAGGACACCGAAGGCGCCGGAACCGACGGCGAAGGTCCGGCGCGCTCGTAA